The Georgenia faecalis genome includes a window with the following:
- a CDS encoding ECF transporter S component, translating to MSAAPARTPGTAAAPTVGPVPAVDAVPLSRRTALALALTSVVGLLAFGWPLLVGATSALAAGTQAPLVLGVVLVGVLAVFLVAVNDGGIDVKAIAMLGLLSAVGAVLRPLAAGTGGVETVFVVMLLGGRVFGPGFGFVLGSTTMVASALLTGGVGPWLPFQMLGASWLGLGAGLLPRRLRGRVELAALAAYGAVAAVLYGVAMNLSFWPFQLGAGTGLSFEAGAPLAENLSRFALYSVTTSLGWDLGRAVTTAVGVALLGRPVLAALRRASVRAAFGPASAHPA from the coding sequence GTGAGCGCGGCCCCCGCCCGGACGCCGGGGACGGCCGCCGCACCGACGGTGGGGCCCGTCCCGGCGGTCGACGCCGTGCCCCTGAGCCGCCGGACCGCGCTCGCCCTCGCCCTCACCTCGGTCGTCGGGCTCCTCGCCTTCGGCTGGCCGCTGCTCGTCGGCGCCACCAGCGCCCTGGCCGCGGGCACCCAGGCCCCCCTCGTCCTCGGCGTGGTGCTCGTGGGGGTCCTCGCCGTCTTCCTCGTCGCCGTCAACGACGGCGGCATCGACGTCAAGGCCATCGCCATGCTCGGGCTGCTGTCCGCCGTCGGCGCGGTGCTGCGGCCCCTCGCGGCGGGGACCGGCGGCGTGGAGACCGTCTTCGTCGTCATGCTCCTCGGCGGGCGGGTCTTCGGTCCGGGGTTCGGCTTCGTCCTCGGCTCCACGACCATGGTCGCCTCGGCGCTCCTCACCGGCGGTGTCGGCCCGTGGCTGCCGTTCCAGATGCTCGGCGCGTCCTGGCTCGGGCTCGGGGCCGGGCTGCTGCCCCGCCGGCTGCGCGGCCGCGTCGAGCTCGCCGCGCTCGCCGCCTACGGCGCGGTCGCCGCGGTCCTCTACGGCGTCGCGATGAACCTCTCCTTCTGGCCCTTCCAGCTGGGGGCCGGCACCGGGCTGTCCTTCGAGGCGGGCGCACCACTCGCCGAGAACCTCTCGCGGTTCGCGCTCTACAGCGTGACGACGTCGCTGGGCTGGGACCTGGGGCGGGCCGTGACGACGGCCGTGGGGGTCGCGCTGCTCGGCCGGCCGGTGCTGGCGGCCCTGCGCCGGGCGAGCGTGCGGGCGGCGTTCGGCCCGGCGAGCGCACACCCCGCCTGA
- a CDS encoding vitamin B12-dependent ribonucleotide reductase, which produces MSITPQAKQKNRAARRGLTVERVFTTPGSHPYDEVTWGRRDIVQTNWKSGETIFSQEGVEFPDFWSQNAATIVTTKYFRGAMGASTRERSLKQLIDRVVLTYTKAGKDNGYFASDADAEVFEHELTWMLLHQVFSFNSPVWFNVGTASPQQVSACFILNVDDSMDSILNWYREEGLIFKGGSGAGLNLSRIRSSKELLSSGGTASGPISFMRGADASAGTIKSGGATRRAAKMVVLDVDHPDIEDFIETKAREEGKIRALREAGYDMDLGGRDIVSVQYQNANNSVRVSDEFMRAVESGTSFGLKARTDGRVVETVDAKALFRKISQAAWECADPGLQYDDTINDWHTSPESGRINASNPCSEYMHLDNSSCNLASLNLLAFLREDDTFDVERFVKTVEIVITAMDISICFADFPTEAIGETTRAFRQLGIGYANLGALLMATGHGYDSEGGRQLAAALTSLMTGAAYRRSAELAGAVGPYDGYARNATAHQRVMRKHAAANDELRPLDEMDSAIQTAATEQWLTGITIGEANGWRNAQASVLAPTGTIGFMMDCDTTGIEPDFSLVKFKKLVGGGSMQIVNQTVPRALRRLGYAEETIEAIVEYIAEHGHVVDAPGLALEHYEIFDCAMGKRSIAPMGHVNMMAAVQPFLSGAISKTVNLPETATIEEIENVYFQGWKLGLKALAVYRDNCKVGQPLSDSKAKTADKAVEAVAEKAVEKAVAAPAAEHARPTRRRLPKARPSLTTSFKIGGAEGYMTAGSYPDNGLGEVFLKLGKQGSTLAGVMDAFSIAVSIGLQYGVPLETYVQKFTNLRFEPAGLTDDSDIRMAQSIMDYIFRRLALDYLPYETRAGLGIYTTAERTRYAETGSYEADDAAELESFSQSAGEQAEAAPEAPAPAPAAPSAPNPSASSPSANSPSVSGAAAPAPGARLVTSGQVHSSAELFELQQGQTADAPLCMSCGIKMRPAGSCYVCEGCGSTSGCS; this is translated from the coding sequence ATGTCCATCACGCCGCAGGCGAAGCAGAAGAACCGCGCCGCCCGTCGCGGGCTCACGGTCGAGCGCGTGTTCACCACGCCCGGCTCGCACCCGTACGACGAGGTGACGTGGGGGCGGCGTGACATCGTCCAGACGAACTGGAAGAGCGGCGAGACCATCTTCTCGCAGGAGGGCGTCGAGTTCCCGGACTTCTGGTCCCAGAACGCGGCGACCATCGTCACGACCAAGTACTTCCGTGGCGCCATGGGGGCCAGCACCCGCGAGCGCAGCCTCAAGCAGCTCATCGACCGCGTCGTGCTCACCTACACCAAGGCGGGCAAGGACAACGGCTACTTCGCCTCGGACGCCGACGCGGAGGTCTTCGAGCACGAGCTCACCTGGATGCTCCTGCACCAGGTCTTCTCCTTCAACTCCCCGGTGTGGTTCAACGTCGGCACGGCGAGCCCGCAGCAGGTGAGCGCCTGCTTCATCCTCAACGTCGACGACTCGATGGACTCGATCCTCAACTGGTACCGCGAGGAGGGCCTCATCTTCAAGGGCGGCTCCGGCGCGGGCCTCAACCTCTCGCGGATCCGGTCCTCCAAGGAGCTCCTCTCCTCCGGCGGCACCGCCTCGGGCCCCATCTCCTTCATGCGGGGCGCCGACGCCTCCGCCGGGACCATCAAGTCCGGGGGCGCCACCCGGCGCGCGGCCAAGATGGTCGTCCTCGACGTCGACCACCCCGACATCGAGGACTTCATCGAGACCAAGGCCCGCGAGGAGGGCAAGATCCGCGCCCTGCGCGAGGCCGGGTACGACATGGACCTCGGCGGGCGCGACATCGTCTCCGTCCAGTACCAGAACGCCAACAACTCGGTGCGCGTCTCCGACGAGTTCATGCGCGCCGTCGAGTCCGGCACCAGCTTCGGCCTCAAGGCCCGCACCGACGGCCGGGTCGTCGAGACGGTCGACGCCAAGGCGCTCTTCCGCAAGATCTCCCAGGCGGCGTGGGAGTGCGCGGACCCGGGTCTGCAGTACGACGACACCATCAACGACTGGCACACCAGCCCCGAGTCGGGGCGGATCAACGCGTCGAACCCCTGCAGCGAGTACATGCACCTCGACAACTCCTCGTGCAACCTCGCCTCGCTCAACCTCCTCGCCTTCCTCCGCGAGGACGACACCTTCGACGTCGAGCGCTTCGTCAAGACCGTCGAGATCGTCATCACGGCGATGGACATCTCCATCTGCTTCGCCGACTTCCCCACCGAGGCGATCGGCGAGACGACCCGCGCCTTCCGTCAGCTCGGCATCGGCTACGCCAACCTCGGCGCGCTGCTCATGGCGACCGGCCACGGCTACGACTCCGAGGGCGGGCGCCAGCTCGCCGCCGCCCTCACCTCGCTCATGACGGGTGCGGCCTACCGCCGCTCCGCCGAGCTCGCCGGCGCCGTCGGCCCCTACGACGGCTACGCCCGCAACGCCACCGCCCACCAGCGGGTCATGCGCAAGCACGCCGCCGCGAACGACGAGCTCCGCCCCCTCGACGAGATGGACTCCGCCATCCAGACGGCGGCCACCGAGCAGTGGCTCACGGGCATCACCATCGGCGAGGCCAACGGCTGGCGCAACGCCCAGGCCAGCGTCCTGGCCCCCACGGGCACCATCGGCTTCATGATGGACTGCGACACCACCGGCATCGAGCCCGACTTCTCGCTGGTGAAGTTCAAGAAGCTCGTCGGCGGCGGCTCCATGCAGATCGTCAACCAGACGGTGCCCCGCGCGCTGCGCCGCCTCGGGTACGCCGAGGAGACCATCGAGGCGATCGTCGAGTACATCGCCGAGCACGGCCACGTCGTCGACGCCCCCGGCCTCGCCCTCGAGCACTACGAGATCTTCGACTGCGCCATGGGCAAGCGGTCCATCGCCCCCATGGGCCACGTCAACATGATGGCGGCCGTCCAGCCGTTCCTCTCCGGTGCCATCTCCAAGACGGTCAACCTCCCCGAGACGGCGACCATCGAGGAGATCGAGAACGTCTACTTCCAGGGCTGGAAGCTCGGCCTCAAGGCGCTCGCCGTCTACCGCGACAACTGCAAGGTCGGCCAGCCGCTGTCCGACTCCAAGGCGAAGACGGCCGACAAGGCCGTCGAGGCAGTGGCCGAGAAGGCCGTCGAGAAGGCGGTCGCGGCGCCCGCGGCGGAGCACGCCCGCCCGACACGCCGACGCCTGCCCAAGGCCCGCCCGTCCCTCACGACGTCGTTCAAGATCGGCGGCGCCGAGGGCTACATGACGGCCGGGTCCTACCCCGACAACGGCCTCGGCGAGGTGTTCCTCAAGCTGGGCAAGCAGGGCTCCACGCTGGCCGGCGTCATGGACGCCTTCTCCATCGCGGTGTCGATCGGCCTGCAGTACGGGGTGCCGCTGGAGACGTACGTGCAGAAGTTCACCAACCTGCGCTTCGAGCCGGCCGGCCTCACCGACGACTCCGACATCCGGATGGCGCAGTCGATCATGGACTACATCTTCCGGCGCCTCGCCCTGGACTACCTGCCCTACGAGACCCGCGCGGGGCTGGGCATCTACACGACGGCGGAGCGGACCCGGTACGCCGAGACCGGTTCGTACGAGGCCGACGACGCCGCCGAGCTGGAGTCGTTCTCCCAGTCCGCCGGCGAGCAGGCCGAGGCGGCCCCCGAGGCCCCGGCTCCGGCTCCGGCCGCGCCGAGCGCCCCGAACCCGTCGGCGAGCAGCCCGTCGGCGAACAGCCCGTCGGTGAGCGGCGCGGCGGCCCCGGCCCCCGGTGCCCGCCTGGTGACCTCCGGCCAGGTGCACTCCTCCGCCGAGCTCTTCGAGCTCCAGCAGGGCCAGACGGCGGACGCCCCGCTGTGCATGTCCTGCGGGATCAAGATGCGCCCGGCCGGCTCCTGCTACGTCTGCGAGGGCTGCGGCTCCACCAGCGGCTGCAGCTGA
- a CDS encoding aminoacyl-tRNA deacylase has translation MAPESEETGTAGSGVPETPATAALAASGLRYTVTAHGLVRSLDEAAAARGVDPSAIIKTLVVRRGEDDYLFVLVPGDRSISWPKLRALLGVNRLSMPDAATARDVTGYERGTITPFGATRAWPVIADERVRGAVSIGAGAFGVAATVDGDALVAALGARRADVTDPL, from the coding sequence GTGGCTCCGGAGAGCGAGGAGACCGGCACCGCCGGCAGTGGGGTGCCGGAGACCCCGGCCACGGCGGCGCTCGCGGCCTCCGGGCTGCGGTACACCGTCACCGCGCACGGCCTGGTCAGGAGCCTCGACGAGGCCGCGGCAGCCCGTGGGGTGGACCCGTCGGCGATCATCAAGACGCTCGTCGTACGGCGCGGCGAGGACGACTACCTCTTCGTCCTCGTCCCGGGCGACCGGTCGATCTCCTGGCCCAAGCTCCGCGCGCTGCTCGGGGTGAACCGCTTGTCCATGCCCGACGCCGCGACGGCCCGGGACGTCACCGGGTACGAGCGCGGGACGATCACCCCGTTCGGCGCGACGCGCGCCTGGCCGGTGATCGCGGACGAGCGGGTACGCGGCGCCGTCTCGATCGGCGCGGGAGCGTTCGGCGTCGCCGCGACCGTCGACGGCGACGCGCTGGTCGCCGCGCTCGGGGCGCGGCGGGCCGACGTCACCGACCCGCTCTAG
- a CDS encoding alpha-N-acetylglucosaminidase TIM-barrel domain-containing protein — protein MGGPNVVRLLARSAVIVASLAAVGASMVLPATGATTVMPAAAPEGPAPSPAAVAADWSTAPAEAAAERLLGDAADQVRFLAEEATEPGVDHYRVRADGDVVAIGGTTPAVLLRGLNAYLGEVAGVNVSWNGDSLSQVGELPLPAEEIVQTANVSHRFALNDTDDGYTGPYRTWEDWERTIDVLALHGINEVFMPVGAEAVYLDTFTRFGYSEAEMLDWIPLPAHQPWWLLQNMSGFPAPTPRTLIEERAALGARIADRLRELGMTPVLPGYFGTVPDGFAARNPGARVVPQGGWVGFERPGWLDPTGEPFAAVAEAFYASSEARFGASSMYKMDLLHEGGQAGPVDVPAASRAVETALRRAHPDAIWAILGWQNNPRPQTLEAVERSRMLVLDGLSDRYTGLDREATWAGTPYAFGAIWNFGGHTTMGANMSVWNERYWDWLAKDSSALDGIAVLPEASDNNPVALDFLTALPWQDGPQDMPDAYADWAARRYGGEDESAARAWQHLGATAYAMPAGEWSEAQDGLFGAQPSLTVGTAAAWSPDYQRYDAVELAQALPALLDVAPELRGSSAYRYDLMDTARQVLSNQSRVLLPQIKRAYDEGDLAVFRELTGRWDEALTLLDRVTATNPQTMLGPWLADARAWGRDEAHADAFEFDARTLVTVWAPRAGAEAGLRDYANREWSGLISTYYAPRWRTYFAELEAALVDGRAPAAIDWFAVGDAWTRRTDPLPTEPTGDVHAVAGEIVDFLREDPSPLTPTVTVEPAAVTPSEPVVVEVSLDNVHPFSAATGVTLDLAAPAGLAVRALGEAGPATVPPGGELTARFEVTLSDPAAVDAVVAALEAGARYEMEAAPYRTSTTARIMTADGVTPPNRTFSANGALFGQRDDEYAIIGGGSDLWGPTNQFGAIYRDLALGSGDSATTEVLSQDVTGPWARAGLLVRDEMASGTSRGFLNLALTPANGCVFSWDGNADGQLESFTNDRSFSGSAHLRITREGMQFVGECSTDGEAWTRVGAATVPAAERSDVGLFMTAAGSGRGLAQFAGFATPGALTPVAPAAGTHYLSDLPFLTATAELGPWERDMHNGESAAGDGGALRLDGTTYDKGLGTNADAEAEFFLGGVCTRFSSLVGIDDTMDRDDAEGDVTVEVWADGDRVFASDVVRGGEDPRAVDVDVTGARTLRLVVDHADANNFWDRTNWADARLECVEDVEEPPTEPTEPPTTEPPTTEPPTTEPPTTEPPTTEPPTTEPPTTEPPTTEPPTTEPPTTEPPTTEPPTTEPPTTEPPTTEPPTTEPPTTEPPTTEPPTTEPTAGPTTAEPQGDPTGDPTGDPTGGAGPDPAGPPSGGAGPGGDLPDTGADGATPLLAALSLVLLGALVVLALRRRTLA, from the coding sequence ATGGGAGGCCCGAACGTGGTCCGTCTGCTCGCCCGCTCCGCCGTCATCGTCGCCAGCCTCGCTGCCGTGGGTGCCTCCATGGTCCTCCCTGCGACGGGGGCGACGACCGTCATGCCCGCGGCCGCACCGGAGGGACCAGCTCCGTCGCCCGCGGCCGTTGCGGCCGACTGGAGCACGGCACCGGCCGAGGCCGCCGCCGAGCGGCTCCTCGGCGACGCCGCCGACCAGGTCCGTTTCCTCGCCGAGGAGGCGACGGAGCCCGGCGTCGACCACTACCGCGTCCGGGCCGACGGCGACGTCGTCGCCATCGGCGGCACGACGCCGGCAGTCCTCCTGCGCGGGCTGAACGCCTACCTCGGCGAGGTCGCCGGGGTCAACGTCTCGTGGAACGGCGACAGCCTCAGCCAGGTCGGCGAGCTCCCGCTCCCGGCGGAGGAGATCGTCCAGACCGCCAACGTCTCCCACCGCTTCGCCCTCAACGACACCGACGACGGGTACACCGGCCCGTACCGGACGTGGGAGGACTGGGAGCGCACCATCGACGTGCTCGCCCTCCACGGCATCAACGAGGTCTTCATGCCGGTGGGGGCGGAAGCCGTCTACCTCGACACCTTCACCCGGTTCGGCTACTCCGAGGCCGAGATGCTCGACTGGATCCCGCTGCCGGCCCATCAGCCGTGGTGGCTCCTCCAGAACATGTCCGGCTTTCCCGCCCCCACCCCGCGCACCCTCATCGAGGAGCGCGCGGCGCTCGGCGCGCGGATCGCGGACCGGCTGCGTGAGCTCGGCATGACCCCGGTGCTGCCCGGGTACTTCGGCACCGTGCCCGACGGGTTCGCCGCGCGGAACCCGGGCGCCCGGGTCGTCCCGCAGGGCGGGTGGGTTGGGTTCGAGCGCCCGGGCTGGCTGGACCCCACGGGCGAACCGTTCGCCGCGGTGGCCGAGGCGTTCTACGCCAGCTCCGAGGCACGGTTCGGCGCGTCGTCGATGTACAAGATGGACCTCCTGCACGAGGGCGGGCAGGCGGGCCCGGTCGACGTCCCGGCGGCGAGCCGGGCCGTCGAGACGGCGCTCCGCCGCGCCCACCCGGACGCCATCTGGGCGATCCTCGGGTGGCAGAACAACCCCCGCCCCCAGACCCTCGAGGCCGTCGAACGGTCGCGGATGCTGGTCCTCGACGGGCTCTCCGACCGTTACACGGGCCTCGACCGCGAGGCGACCTGGGCCGGCACTCCCTACGCCTTCGGCGCGATCTGGAACTTCGGCGGCCACACCACCATGGGCGCCAACATGAGCGTGTGGAACGAGCGCTACTGGGACTGGCTGGCCAAGGACTCCAGCGCCCTCGACGGTATCGCCGTGCTCCCCGAGGCCAGCGACAACAACCCCGTGGCCCTCGACTTCCTCACGGCACTGCCCTGGCAGGACGGACCCCAGGACATGCCGGACGCCTACGCCGACTGGGCGGCCCGGCGCTACGGCGGCGAGGACGAGTCCGCCGCCCGGGCCTGGCAGCACCTGGGTGCCACCGCCTACGCGATGCCCGCGGGGGAGTGGAGCGAGGCCCAGGACGGCCTGTTCGGCGCACAGCCGAGCCTCACCGTGGGGACGGCGGCAGCGTGGTCGCCGGACTACCAGCGCTACGACGCGGTCGAGCTCGCGCAGGCCCTGCCGGCGCTCCTCGACGTCGCCCCCGAGCTGCGCGGCTCGAGCGCCTACCGCTACGACCTCATGGACACCGCTCGGCAGGTGCTCTCCAACCAGAGCCGGGTGCTCCTGCCGCAGATCAAGCGCGCGTACGACGAGGGCGACCTGGCGGTGTTCCGGGAGCTCACCGGCCGCTGGGACGAGGCGCTCACCCTCCTCGACCGCGTGACGGCGACCAATCCGCAGACCATGCTCGGCCCGTGGCTCGCCGACGCGCGCGCCTGGGGCCGGGACGAGGCGCACGCCGACGCGTTCGAGTTCGACGCGCGCACCCTCGTCACCGTCTGGGCTCCCCGGGCCGGCGCCGAGGCCGGCCTACGCGACTACGCCAACCGGGAGTGGTCCGGCCTCATCAGCACGTACTACGCGCCGCGCTGGCGCACCTACTTCGCCGAGCTCGAGGCGGCCCTCGTCGACGGCCGTGCGCCCGCCGCGATCGACTGGTTCGCGGTCGGTGACGCGTGGACGCGGCGGACCGACCCGCTGCCGACGGAGCCCACCGGCGACGTCCACGCCGTCGCGGGTGAGATCGTCGACTTCCTGCGCGAGGACCCGTCGCCGCTGACACCGACCGTCACGGTCGAGCCGGCCGCCGTCACCCCGTCGGAGCCTGTCGTCGTCGAGGTCTCCCTCGACAACGTCCACCCCTTCTCCGCGGCCACCGGCGTGACGCTCGACCTCGCCGCCCCTGCGGGGCTCGCGGTGCGGGCGCTGGGCGAGGCCGGGCCCGCCACCGTCCCGCCCGGCGGTGAGCTCACCGCGCGCTTCGAGGTCACGCTCTCCGACCCCGCAGCCGTGGACGCGGTGGTCGCCGCGCTCGAGGCGGGTGCCCGCTACGAGATGGAGGCTGCGCCGTACCGGACGTCGACGACGGCCCGCATCATGACCGCCGACGGCGTTACGCCGCCGAACCGCACGTTCTCCGCCAACGGCGCGCTGTTCGGTCAGCGCGACGACGAGTACGCGATCATCGGGGGCGGCTCGGACCTGTGGGGGCCCACGAACCAGTTCGGGGCGATCTACCGGGACCTCGCCCTCGGCTCCGGCGACTCGGCGACCACCGAGGTGCTCAGCCAGGACGTCACCGGGCCGTGGGCGCGCGCCGGTCTCCTCGTCCGCGACGAGATGGCCTCGGGGACGAGCCGGGGCTTCCTCAACCTCGCCCTCACGCCCGCCAACGGGTGCGTCTTCTCGTGGGACGGCAACGCGGACGGCCAGCTGGAGTCCTTCACCAACGACCGGTCCTTCTCCGGCAGTGCTCACCTGCGCATCACCCGGGAGGGCATGCAGTTCGTCGGGGAGTGCAGCACGGACGGCGAGGCCTGGACGCGCGTGGGTGCGGCGACCGTCCCGGCCGCGGAACGCTCCGACGTTGGCCTCTTCATGACCGCCGCGGGCAGCGGCCGGGGGCTGGCCCAGTTCGCCGGGTTCGCCACGCCGGGAGCCCTGACGCCGGTGGCGCCGGCCGCCGGGACCCACTACCTGTCCGACCTGCCCTTCCTCACCGCGACCGCTGAGCTGGGGCCGTGGGAGCGGGACATGCACAACGGGGAGTCGGCCGCCGGGGACGGCGGCGCGCTGCGGCTGGATGGCACCACGTACGACAAGGGGCTGGGCACCAACGCCGACGCCGAGGCCGAGTTCTTCCTCGGCGGCGTCTGCACCCGGTTCTCCTCGCTGGTGGGCATCGACGACACGATGGACCGCGACGACGCCGAGGGTGACGTCACGGTCGAGGTGTGGGCGGACGGCGACCGGGTGTTCGCCAGCGACGTCGTCCGGGGCGGGGAGGATCCGCGGGCCGTCGACGTCGACGTCACGGGGGCGCGGACGCTGCGCCTCGTCGTCGACCACGCGGACGCCAACAACTTCTGGGACCGGACGAACTGGGCCGACGCCCGCCTGGAGTGCGTGGAGGATGTCGAGGAGCCGCCGACGGAGCCGACGGAGCCGCCGACGACGGAGCCGCCGACGACGGAGCCGCCGACGACGGAGCCGCCGACGACGGAGCCGCCGACGACGGAGCCGCCGACCACGGAGCCGCCGACCACGGAGCCGCCGACCACGGAGCCGCCGACCACGGAGCCGCCGACCACGGAGCCGCCGACCACGGAGCCGCCGACCACCGAGCCGCCGACCACCGAGCCGCCGACCACCGAGCCGCCGACCACCGAGCCGCCGACCACCGAGCCGCCGACCACCGAGCCGCCCACGACGGAACCGACGGCCGGTCCCACGACGGCCGAGCCCCAGGGTGACCCGACGGGTGACCCGACAGGTGACCCGACGGGCGGGGCGGGCCCGGACCCGGCGGGGCCTCCCTCGGGAGGGGCCGGGCCGGGCGGTGACCTGCCGGACACCGGGGCGGACGGGGCCACGCCGCTGCTGGCTGCGCTCAGCCTGGTCCTGCTCGGCGCCCTCGTGGTCCTCGCGCTCCGGCGTCGTACCCTCGCCTAG
- a CDS encoding glycoside hydrolase family 65 protein has product MSGGLALPVDPWMVREPALDLDQLGVMESIFALSNGHLGLRGNLDEGEPHAIAGTYLSGFYELHPLPYPEGGYGYPESGQTLVNVTNGKVLRLLVDDEPLDVRYGTVLTHERVLDLRAGVLRRTVDWVSPAGRRVIVRSTRLVSFSQRAVAAINYEVEAVDARARIIVQSVLQANEAPPEVDSADPRVAEALVDPLVAVAQDEEQTGTVLVHRSRHSGLTMAAGMEHDVECPNQYELDKDTRPDWARTSIVTVLQPGQRLRVVKYLGYGWSKSRTVGALRDQVAGALMSARYAGWDTLVREQREFLDDFWGAADVEMDGHPAIQQAVRFGLFQVLQAGARAEGRAIGAKGLTGTGYNGHTFWDIEGFVLPVLTMTKPDAAAHALRWRASTLDLARNRAATLNLAGAAFPWRTINGEETSAYWPAGTAAFHINADIARAFEEYRLVTGDESLERECGLEVLVETARLWASLGHHDRHGQWHIDGVTGPDEYTAVVDDNIFTNLAAAANLRAAAAACARQPDLAARLSVTAEEVGAWEAAASAVHLPHDEELRVHPQCSGFTRFAEWDFERSIGKYPLMLHAPYFELYRKQVVKQADLVLAMDWFPDAFTDEQMARNLDYYERRTVRDSSLSASTQAVMCARAGHLDLAHDYLHEAALVDLRNFQGNTAQGLHIASLAGATTALINGFGGLREHAEVLELEPALPGSVTRLRFRVRWHGMALQTEVTHEDVRLTLLVTDGQRMPVRLYGEELTITGHAEVRRPVRVRTPLLPRPEQPAGRAPVRADGGDGE; this is encoded by the coding sequence GTGAGCGGCGGGCTGGCGCTGCCGGTCGACCCCTGGATGGTTCGTGAACCGGCCCTCGACCTCGACCAGCTCGGCGTGATGGAGTCGATCTTCGCGCTCTCCAACGGTCACCTCGGCCTGCGGGGCAACCTCGACGAGGGGGAGCCGCACGCGATCGCGGGCACCTACCTCAGCGGCTTCTACGAGCTGCACCCCCTGCCCTACCCCGAGGGCGGGTACGGCTACCCCGAGTCGGGGCAGACGCTGGTCAACGTCACCAACGGCAAGGTGCTGCGCCTCCTCGTCGACGACGAGCCGCTCGACGTGCGGTACGGCACGGTGCTCACGCACGAGCGGGTCCTCGACCTGCGGGCCGGGGTGCTGCGCCGCACGGTCGACTGGGTCTCCCCGGCGGGGCGGCGGGTGATCGTCCGCTCGACCCGGCTCGTGTCCTTCTCCCAGCGTGCCGTGGCGGCCATCAACTACGAGGTGGAGGCCGTCGACGCGCGGGCGCGGATCATCGTCCAGTCCGTGCTCCAGGCCAACGAGGCCCCGCCCGAGGTGGACAGCGCCGACCCCCGCGTGGCCGAGGCGCTCGTGGACCCCCTGGTGGCCGTCGCCCAGGACGAGGAGCAGACCGGCACGGTCCTCGTCCACCGCAGCCGGCACAGCGGGCTCACCATGGCGGCCGGCATGGAGCACGACGTCGAGTGCCCCAACCAGTACGAGCTGGACAAGGACACGCGCCCGGACTGGGCGCGCACCTCGATCGTCACGGTCCTCCAGCCGGGCCAGAGGCTGCGCGTGGTGAAGTACCTCGGCTACGGCTGGTCCAAGTCGCGCACCGTGGGGGCGCTGCGCGACCAGGTGGCGGGCGCCCTGATGAGCGCGCGGTACGCCGGCTGGGACACGCTGGTGCGCGAGCAGCGCGAGTTCCTCGACGACTTCTGGGGGGCGGCCGACGTCGAGATGGACGGGCACCCGGCCATCCAGCAGGCCGTCCGGTTCGGCCTGTTCCAGGTGCTCCAGGCCGGTGCGCGCGCGGAGGGCCGGGCGATCGGTGCCAAGGGCCTGACGGGGACCGGCTACAACGGCCACACGTTCTGGGACATCGAGGGGTTCGTCCTGCCCGTCCTGACCATGACGAAGCCCGATGCCGCCGCGCACGCCCTGCGGTGGCGCGCGTCGACCCTCGACCTGGCGCGCAACCGGGCCGCGACCCTCAACCTCGCCGGTGCCGCCTTCCCGTGGCGGACGATCAACGGCGAGGAGACGTCGGCCTACTGGCCGGCGGGCACCGCGGCGTTCCACATCAACGCCGACATCGCGCGCGCGTTCGAGGAGTACCGGCTGGTCACGGGCGACGAGAGCCTGGAGCGCGAGTGCGGGCTCGAGGTCCTCGTCGAGACGGCGCGCCTGTGGGCCTCCCTGGGGCACCACGACCGGCACGGGCAGTGGCACATCGACGGCGTCACCGGACCGGACGAGTACACCGCGGTCGTCGACGACAACATCTTCACCAACCTCGCGGCCGCGGCCAACCTGCGGGCGGCCGCGGCGGCGTGCGCGCGGCAGCCGGACCTCGCCGCCCGGCTGTCCGTGACCGCCGAGGAGGTCGGGGCGTGGGAGGCCGCGGCCTCCGCGGTGCACCTGCCGCACGACGAGGAGCTGCGGGTGCACCCGCAGTGCTCAGGGTTCACGCGGTTCGCCGAGTGGGACTTCGAGCGGTCGATCGGGAAGTACCCCCTCATGCTCCACGCGCCCTACTTCGAGCTCTACCGCAAGCAGGTGGTCAAGCAGGCGGACCTCGTCCTCGCCATGGACTGGTTCCCCGACGCCTTCACGGACGAGCAGATGGCCCGCAACCTCGACTACTACGAGCGCCGGACCGTGCGGGACTCCTCGCTGTCCGCCAGCACCCAGGCGGTGATGTGCGCGCGGGCCGGTCACCTCGACCTCGCCCACGACTACCTCCACGAGGCGGCCCTCGTCGACCTGCGCAACTTCCAGGGCAACACGGCCCAGGGGTTGCACATCGCCTCGCTCGCCGGCGCGACCACCGCACTCATCAACGGGTTCGGGGGCCTGCGGGAGCACGCCGAGGTGCTCGAGCTCGAACCGGCGCTGCCCGGCTCGGTCACCCGGCTGCGGTTCCGGGTGCGGTGGCACGGGATGGCCCTCCAGACCGAGGTGACGCACGAGGACGTCCGCCTCACCCTCCTCGTCACCGACGGGCAGAGGATGCCGGTGCGCCTGTACGGCGAGGAGCTCACCATCACGGGCCACGCCGAGGTCCGGCGGCCCGTGCGGGTGCGCACCCCGCTGCTGCCGAGGCCGGAGCAGCCGGCTGGCCGCGCTCCGGTGCGGGCGGACGGGGGCGACGGGGAGTGA